One genomic segment of Mytilus trossulus isolate FHL-02 chromosome 4, PNRI_Mtr1.1.1.hap1, whole genome shotgun sequence includes these proteins:
- the LOC134713948 gene encoding uncharacterized protein LOC134713948 produces MANEMDKSHYMDYVEYCIDDIEKRGNDIINKTMEVKTELIRFVKERQHRDRSVIEERFRSGNHTKGNNTSPAIFRPGAIDLSSINELYGDILLSYENGKFSLSTNKSLEIKHITNIKLIIPTNNSKAWIYGDSNEGVKVNQLGSIEKSIFIDSVEHASRQGHEFIVTSSDMLTIRRIQENGTIRSEMTTSPLFPLGTHVTDDGDILVCLVDRYDFSVTTRSRRLIMIYHHMGIIPTELEYEKGNRIFTLPNRVTSSKKNVIAIDVQSRSRSRILCLSHNGKMMFEFSRQGHFCPCDVCATPDQEILVLDEATHSIYVLNIDGLVLSTVRLSDFCIEQPSTMAFDTRNNELWLGHSSNKITIFTIGDVSKSEKVQSELEPKEITNVESEETWF; encoded by the coding sequence atggCGAATGAAATGGATAAATCTCACTACATGGATTATGTAGAATATTGTATTGATGATATAGAAAAACGTGGAAATGACATCATTAATAAGACTATGGAAGTGAAAACAGAACTGATAAGGTTCGTGAAGGAACGGCAACACCGCGACAGATCAGTGATTGAGGAACGGTTCCGCAGCGGTAATCATACTAAAGGAAATAATACTAGTCCCGCTATTTTTAGACCGGGTGCAATTGATTTAAGCAGCATCAACGAACTGTATGGTGACATTCTTCTTTCGTATGAAAACGGAAAATTTTCATTAAGTACGAATAAATCATTAGAAATCAAACACATCACGAATATCAAGCTCATTATCCCAACAAATAATTCCAAGGCATGGATCTACGGCGACTCAAATGAAGGTGTAAAAGTAAATCAGTTGGGATCCATCgaaaaatctatatttatcgATTCAGTTGAACACGCTTCTAGACAAGGTCATGAATTCATTGTGACATCGTCTGATATGTTGACAATACGGCGAATTCAAGAAAACGGAACAATAAGATCAGAAATGACTACCTCGCCATTATTTCCCCTGGGAACTCACGTGACCGATGATGGAGACATTTTAGTGTGTCTAGTTGACAGATATGATTTTTCTGTAACAACCAGGAGCAGACGACTAATCATGATATACCACCACATGGGAATTATCCCCACTGAACTGGAATACGAAAAAGGAAATCGAATATTTACTCTTCCGAACCGTGTTACGTCATCGAAGAAAAATGTGATCGCTATTGATGTTCAATCCCGTTCAAGGAGTAGAATTTTATGCTTGAGTCATAACGGTAAAATGATGTTTGAATTTAGCAGACAAGGACATTTCTGTCCCTGTGACGTATGTGCCACACCAGATCAAGAAATACTGGTACTAGATGAGGCCACACATTCAATATACGTACTGAATATTGATGGATTAGTATTATCAACAGTACGCTTATCGGACTTTTGTATCGAGCAACCATCGACGATGGCCTTCGATACCAGAAACAACGAATTATGGCTTGGACATTCCAGTAATAAGAtaacaatatttacaattgGTGATGTGAGCAAATCAGAAAAAGTGCAGTCGGAATTAGAACCAAAAGAGATCACAAATGTAGAAAGTGAAGAGACTTGGTTTTAA